A window of Methanolobus sediminis contains these coding sequences:
- the glyS gene encoding glycine--tRNA ligase, which yields MDKYEQVIELAKRRGFLWNSFELYGGTAGFYDYGPLGSTLKRRIEQIWRETYVVQEGFMEIEAPTIGIEEVFVASGHVGGFSDPLCECKNCGEAFRADHLIDKIVDCADALSVKELDKVIIENNVRCPECEGELGEAYEFNLMFKTNIGPGTGRKGYMRPETAQGMFVDFLRLARFYREKLPFGATQIGKSYRNEISPRQGVIRLREFTQAEAEIFIDPNDKKHANFSRFADTVVNLYSEEAQHKGVIEKMTLGEAVKKGTIAHEFLAYQIGLTNHFLQRIGITADKLRFRQHQKDEMAHYAIDCWDAEIQTERFDWVEVVGIADRTDYDLKAHAAVSKTELSIYREYSEPKMVTQFVVKPNMGKLGPLFKGKAKAVADALKALNQAELEQENITVTVDGEEVNVPGDIVEFAEETVKISGENIIPHVIEPSYGIDRIFYSTMEHAFEEEMVSGKEEAEDEEAEARIVLRFKKEVAPVQVAILPLLTREELINPARKIEAQLKQKGLLVSYDDSGTIGRRYRRNDEIGTPYSITIDYDTLEDNTVTIRDRDSMKQVRAPIDGIADLVYEMIYMGRDFESAGKAL from the coding sequence ATGGATAAATATGAGCAGGTAATAGAACTGGCTAAACGTCGCGGATTTTTGTGGAACTCTTTTGAGCTTTACGGAGGTACTGCTGGATTTTACGATTACGGACCACTTGGAAGCACCCTGAAACGCAGGATAGAACAGATCTGGAGAGAGACCTACGTTGTACAGGAAGGTTTCATGGAGATAGAGGCCCCTACTATCGGAATTGAAGAAGTGTTCGTGGCATCCGGGCACGTTGGCGGTTTCTCAGACCCACTCTGCGAATGTAAGAACTGTGGAGAAGCATTCAGGGCAGACCACCTTATAGACAAAATCGTAGACTGTGCTGATGCGCTCAGCGTTAAAGAGCTTGACAAAGTAATCATAGAGAACAACGTCAGATGTCCTGAATGTGAAGGAGAACTTGGGGAAGCTTACGAGTTCAACCTCATGTTCAAGACAAACATAGGCCCAGGCACAGGAAGAAAGGGATACATGCGTCCTGAGACCGCACAGGGAATGTTTGTGGATTTCTTAAGACTTGCAAGGTTCTACCGTGAAAAACTCCCATTCGGTGCCACACAGATAGGAAAATCATATCGTAACGAGATCTCACCAAGACAGGGAGTAATCAGGCTCAGGGAATTTACTCAGGCAGAAGCTGAAATATTCATTGACCCTAACGACAAGAAACACGCAAACTTCAGCAGGTTTGCTGACACAGTTGTCAACCTTTACTCAGAGGAAGCACAGCACAAAGGCGTTATTGAGAAAATGACTCTCGGCGAAGCAGTTAAGAAAGGCACAATTGCCCACGAGTTCCTGGCTTACCAGATAGGACTTACAAACCACTTCCTCCAGCGCATTGGAATTACAGCAGACAAGCTGAGATTCAGGCAGCACCAGAAAGACGAGATGGCACACTATGCGATCGACTGCTGGGATGCCGAGATCCAGACTGAAAGGTTTGACTGGGTTGAAGTTGTGGGAATTGCAGACAGGACAGACTATGACCTGAAGGCACATGCTGCTGTGAGCAAGACCGAACTCTCAATTTACAGAGAATACAGCGAACCCAAGATGGTTACACAATTCGTTGTCAAGCCAAACATGGGAAAGCTTGGACCACTTTTCAAAGGCAAGGCAAAAGCTGTTGCGGATGCACTCAAGGCACTTAACCAGGCAGAACTGGAACAGGAGAACATCACAGTTACTGTTGATGGTGAGGAAGTCAACGTACCGGGAGATATTGTAGAGTTTGCAGAGGAAACTGTTAAGATCAGCGGAGAAAATATCATTCCTCACGTTATAGAGCCATCCTATGGTATTGACAGGATATTCTACTCAACCATGGAACATGCATTTGAAGAAGAAATGGTCAGCGGCAAGGAAGAAGCTGAGGACGAAGAAGCAGAAGCAAGGATTGTCCTGAGATTCAAGAAAGAAGTCGCCCCAGTGCAAGTCGCAATTCTTCCACTGCTTACAAGGGAAGAGCTCATCAACCCTGCAAGGAAGATAGAGGCTCAGTTGAAGCAGAAAGGTCTGCTTGTTTCCTATGACGACTCAGGAACCATCGGAAGACGTTACAGAAGAAACGATGAGATCGGAACCCCATACTCCATCACAATCGACTATGACACACTGGAAGACAACACCGTCACCATCAGGGACAGGGACAGCATGAAGCAGGTCCGTGCACCTATTGACGGAATTGCAGACCTTGTTTATGAAATGATTTATATGGGCAGGGACTTTGAGAGTGCTGGAAAGGCACTCTAA
- a CDS encoding DEAD/DEAH box helicase — protein sequence MPEYIKHPLIKADTVEQRLYQLDLAGKALDVSTLVVLPTGLGKTVVCLLVMASRLETLGGKVMVLSPTKPLVEQHASFFRNVMNIPEEDVLTFTGSVSPEKRSELWKTGKVIISTPQVIENDILTKRISLEDVTHITFDEAHRAVGNYAYTYIAERYFETANNPLCLGITASPGSSDEKIAEVCESLHIESVAVKTESDSDVKPYIHKKEIEWKRINLPDEMKEIKDLLNKVLEDRYKKLTELGYPIYNQRYVSKKDLLGLQAKLQGELRGGMPDNSVYSAISLLAEILKVSHAVEITETQGLEALRMYMERLDNEAGSKSGSKASKRLAEDLYIRQAVHRLRDCDLEHPKLEYVKDIVLNELENKPHSRVIVFANYRDTAEMLTNALAEVEGIRPVRFVGQASKYKDKGLTQKQQVEIIEQFKAGDYNVLVATSVAEEGLDIPSTDLVLFYEPIPSEIRSIQRKGRTGRKHEGRVVVLVTKGTRDEGYYWSSLSKERKMQSNMRELQASMPARKNNSIEEEFMLDGNGNDQKTLFEYDDKSDVKPENKDSIKIAVDQREIRSSVARSLDRSGVEIIVKTLEVGDYILSDRIAVERKETQDFVGSLIEQKLFEQISNLSRAYEKPILIIEGESLFNCRGISPNAIHGTLSSISLDFGVSIFYTRDPEDTAALLQQIAKREQVDEKREVNMHGKKAAAMLPQQQEYVVSSISDIGPKAARNLLKHFGSVENMMKASYEELLEVNNVGPKTAAKIREIIGSEYKR from the coding sequence ATGCCGGAATATATCAAACACCCTTTGATAAAAGCAGACACTGTGGAGCAGAGGCTATATCAGCTTGATCTGGCAGGCAAGGCTCTTGATGTTTCCACACTTGTTGTATTGCCAACCGGACTTGGAAAGACCGTTGTATGTCTTCTTGTTATGGCTTCCCGCCTTGAGACATTAGGCGGCAAGGTAATGGTGCTTTCTCCAACAAAACCTCTTGTGGAGCAACATGCATCTTTTTTCAGGAACGTGATGAACATCCCGGAGGAAGATGTCCTCACTTTCACAGGTAGTGTTAGTCCTGAGAAAAGGTCAGAACTCTGGAAAACTGGCAAAGTTATCATATCCACACCTCAGGTTATTGAGAATGATATACTGACCAAAAGGATAAGCCTTGAGGATGTTACCCACATTACATTTGATGAGGCTCACCGTGCAGTCGGAAACTATGCTTACACATACATTGCAGAGAGATATTTTGAAACTGCAAATAATCCTCTTTGCTTAGGGATAACTGCAAGTCCCGGAAGCTCGGATGAAAAGATAGCAGAAGTTTGTGAGTCACTTCACATCGAATCGGTTGCTGTTAAAACTGAATCAGACAGCGATGTCAAACCGTACATTCATAAAAAAGAGATCGAATGGAAGCGCATCAACCTTCCTGACGAGATGAAAGAGATCAAAGACCTGTTGAACAAGGTTCTAGAAGACAGGTATAAGAAACTCACCGAGCTTGGCTATCCAATTTACAACCAGAGATATGTTTCTAAAAAAGACCTGCTTGGTTTGCAGGCAAAACTTCAGGGAGAACTCAGAGGAGGAATGCCTGATAATTCAGTTTACAGCGCGATTTCCTTACTTGCAGAGATACTCAAAGTAAGCCATGCTGTGGAAATTACGGAAACACAGGGACTGGAAGCACTCCGCATGTACATGGAAAGGCTTGACAACGAAGCAGGTTCTAAAAGCGGAAGCAAGGCATCAAAGCGCCTGGCTGAAGACCTCTACATCAGGCAGGCGGTTCACCGCCTGAGAGACTGTGACCTTGAGCATCCCAAACTGGAATATGTAAAGGATATTGTTCTCAATGAGCTTGAGAACAAGCCGCATTCCAGAGTTATTGTTTTTGCCAATTACCGTGATACTGCCGAGATGCTGACTAATGCACTCGCTGAAGTTGAAGGAATAAGACCTGTGAGGTTTGTGGGACAGGCATCCAAATACAAAGACAAAGGACTGACACAGAAGCAGCAGGTTGAGATCATCGAGCAGTTCAAGGCAGGAGATTACAATGTACTTGTGGCAACCTCGGTTGCAGAGGAAGGGCTTGATATCCCATCCACAGACCTTGTGCTGTTTTACGAACCGATTCCCTCTGAGATCAGGAGTATCCAGAGGAAAGGACGAACCGGAAGAAAGCATGAAGGTCGTGTTGTCGTGCTTGTGACAAAGGGCACCAGGGATGAAGGATATTACTGGAGCAGCCTTTCAAAAGAAAGGAAAATGCAGAGTAACATGAGAGAGCTTCAGGCTTCCATGCCGGCAAGGAAAAATAACTCAATTGAAGAAGAGTTCATGCTGGATGGCAACGGGAATGACCAGAAAACATTGTTCGAATACGATGACAAGAGTGATGTTAAACCGGAAAACAAGGATAGTATCAAAATTGCTGTAGACCAGCGTGAGATTCGCAGTTCTGTTGCCCGCTCCCTTGACAGAAGTGGAGTAGAAATAATAGTGAAGACACTGGAAGTCGGGGACTACATCCTGAGTGACCGCATTGCTGTGGAAAGAAAAGAGACACAGGACTTCGTTGGTTCGCTTATCGAGCAAAAATTGTTCGAACAAATATCCAATCTATCAAGAGCTTACGAAAAACCAATACTCATAATAGAGGGTGAAAGCCTCTTTAATTGCAGAGGAATTAGTCCAAATGCGATTCATGGAACCCTGTCATCAATATCACTGGATTTTGGCGTTTCAATATTCTATACGCGCGACCCGGAAGATACTGCCGCCCTATTGCAACAGATCGCAAAGAGAGAACAGGTTGATGAGAAACGGGAAGTGAACATGCACGGGAAGAAAGCGGCAGCCATGTTGCCGCAACAACAGGAATATGTTGTGTCTTCTATATCTGATATCGGTCCTAAAGCAGCCAGAAATCTTCTGAAGCATTTCGGCTCTGTGGAAAATATGATGAAAGCCAGTTATGAGGAACTGCTTGAAGTCAACAATGTCGGGCCTAAGACTGCGGCTAAGATCAGAGAAATAATTGGCAGCGAGTATAAACGCTAA
- a CDS encoding Sjogren's syndrome/scleroderma autoantigen 1 family protein: MSNTDDENVQKISRMLEIGGTMLAQHCGNCGAPLFRYQGRVLCPVCDDVRDPRGGMQPQSAPAVPPKQKTEVSPVEIKESPVAAVPKSTPSIPPHEETSLDQSSSIPASIPELETLLIRKMVSLASAMQDETDVRRISDYLDMIERCMDIMNKMN; this comes from the coding sequence ATGTCAAATACTGATGATGAAAATGTACAAAAAATATCCCGAATGCTTGAGATTGGCGGAACAATGCTTGCACAACATTGTGGCAACTGTGGTGCCCCTCTCTTCCGGTATCAAGGTAGGGTACTATGCCCTGTCTGTGATGATGTCCGTGACCCTCGTGGAGGCATGCAGCCACAATCTGCTCCGGCAGTCCCACCAAAACAAAAAACAGAAGTTTCTCCAGTAGAAATAAAGGAATCTCCTGTTGCGGCAGTCCCTAAATCCACTCCTTCAATCCCTCCACACGAAGAAACATCTTTAGATCAATCATCTTCAATTCCTGCATCAATTCCCGAACTGGAAACTTTACTGATCAGAAAAATGGTGTCACTTGCAAGTGCAATGCAGGATGAGACAGATGTCCGGAGAATATCCGATTATCTGGATATGATTGAGCGCTGCATGGATATTATGAATAAAATGAACTAA
- a CDS encoding UPF0147 family protein: protein MSNFDQVIEECKQKLEYIANDNSVPRNIRRSANDILETLSKSDEPLFLRTSSSISILEDISNDPNIPVHTRTLIWDVASQLETIPVDE from the coding sequence ATGTCAAATTTTGATCAAGTCATTGAAGAATGCAAGCAAAAGTTAGAATATATCGCAAACGATAATTCAGTACCAAGAAACATCAGGCGTTCTGCAAATGATATTCTGGAAACATTAAGTAAAAGTGATGAGCCGCTCTTTTTGAGGACATCATCAAGTATATCCATTCTTGAGGATATCAGCAACGACCCTAACATCCCTGTTCACACAAGAACACTCATCTGGGATGTTGCAAGCCAGCTCGAGACCATTCCGGTCGACGAGTAA
- a CDS encoding haloacid dehalogenase: MIGMIYNISCSIKDSFEEKDKARESSLAISRDVVRNCRTAMYSIHNRDFDRAKKLISEAMEMTEKMNTLLADHPDIYYSGFLEHAQQEFVECLVIYNILNGEDKEMPGPQELNVSSVAYLNGLGDVGGELRRHILDLIRKDRPEEGEKYLGLMEEIYNCLMMFDYPDAMTKGLRHKTDVTRSIIEKTRGDLTNAMRQQKLEKAMKEFENRIN, encoded by the coding sequence ATGATTGGAATGATCTACAATATATCCTGCAGCATAAAAGATAGCTTTGAAGAAAAAGACAAAGCAAGAGAAAGCAGTCTGGCAATTTCCAGGGATGTTGTGCGCAACTGCAGGACAGCAATGTATAGCATACATAACAGGGATTTTGATAGGGCGAAGAAGCTGATATCCGAAGCCATGGAAATGACAGAGAAAATGAACACATTGCTTGCGGATCATCCTGACATATACTATTCCGGTTTTCTGGAACATGCGCAACAGGAATTCGTTGAGTGTCTGGTGATATACAACATACTCAACGGTGAAGACAAAGAAATGCCCGGACCTCAGGAGCTTAATGTCAGCAGTGTGGCATATCTTAACGGACTTGGAGATGTTGGCGGGGAACTCAGACGGCACATCCTTGACTTGATAAGAAAGGACAGACCTGAAGAAGGTGAAAAATACCTGGGGCTTATGGAAGAGATTTACAATTGCCTTATGATGTTTGATTATCCTGATGCCATGACCAAAGGACTCCGGCATAAGACAGATGTCACAAGGTCAATTATAGAGAAGACCAGAGGCGACCTTACAAATGCCATGAGGCAGCAAAAGCTGGAAAAGGCAATGAAGGAATTTGAGAACAGAATCAATTAA
- the sepS gene encoding O-phosphoserine--tRNA ligase, giving the protein MKFNPDDIKKAASEDFDAAWNKGTEYISESKLNDQYPHMTIKFGKPHPVYDTISKLRDAYLRMGFEEMMNPLIVDEREVHKQFSHEALAVLDRCFYLAGLPRPNVGISDERIALIKEILGGVDDEAIETIRKVLHAYKKGDVEGDDLVPEIAASINISDSLVVEMIDQVFPEFKELIPQATKKTLRSHMTSGWFISLSSIIERANPPFNFFSIDRCFRREQDEDAARLMTYYSASCVIMDENVTIDHGKAVAQGLLSQFGFEKFMFRPDDKRSKYYVPDTQIEVFAYHPKLVGSNTKYSDGWIEIATFGIYSPIALSQYNIPYPVMNLGLGVERLAMILHDATDIRSLTYPQITQYSEWKMTDNELAKNVKVANVPETAEGMEIVKAIVAICNEHGSTPSPCEFPAWEGTINGKTVKVAVVEPEEETKLCGPAVFNEVVAYENDILGVPDNKKWKNVLENHSARTGVTFLDAFACQAAKDIENAIANGESEVETRVRIVKVPSEINIRLEPLAQRFITSNKKKIDIRGPVFTTVRATIE; this is encoded by the coding sequence ATGAAATTCAACCCTGATGATATTAAAAAAGCAGCTAGCGAGGATTTTGACGCTGCATGGAATAAGGGTACAGAGTACATCAGCGAGTCTAAGCTGAATGACCAGTATCCACACATGACCATCAAATTCGGTAAGCCACATCCGGTATATGATACAATCTCAAAGCTTCGTGATGCTTACCTTAGAATGGGATTTGAGGAAATGATGAATCCGCTCATTGTTGATGAGAGAGAGGTTCACAAACAGTTCAGCCATGAGGCACTAGCGGTCCTTGACAGGTGTTTCTACCTTGCAGGACTCCCACGTCCGAATGTAGGTATCTCAGACGAGCGTATTGCCCTGATAAAGGAAATCCTCGGTGGTGTTGACGATGAAGCCATTGAGACCATCAGGAAAGTCCTTCACGCATACAAGAAGGGAGATGTCGAGGGAGATGACCTCGTACCTGAGATCGCAGCCAGCATCAATATCTCAGACTCACTTGTCGTTGAGATGATCGACCAGGTCTTCCCTGAATTCAAGGAACTTATTCCTCAGGCAACCAAGAAGACCCTCAGAAGTCACATGACCTCCGGCTGGTTCATCAGTCTTTCATCTATAATCGAGCGTGCAAACCCGCCTTTTAACTTCTTCTCAATTGACCGCTGCTTCAGAAGGGAACAGGACGAAGACGCTGCGCGTCTTATGACATACTACTCTGCATCCTGTGTGATCATGGATGAGAACGTGACCATCGATCACGGAAAAGCAGTGGCACAGGGATTACTTTCACAATTCGGTTTCGAGAAGTTCATGTTTAGGCCGGATGACAAGCGCAGCAAGTACTACGTACCTGACACTCAGATAGAGGTATTTGCTTACCATCCAAAGCTGGTCGGTTCTAACACAAAGTACTCCGACGGATGGATAGAGATAGCAACTTTCGGTATTTACTCTCCTATCGCCCTCTCACAGTACAATATACCATATCCGGTGATGAACCTTGGACTTGGCGTGGAAAGACTTGCTATGATTCTCCACGATGCAACTGACATCCGTTCACTCACATATCCGCAGATCACACAGTATTCTGAATGGAAGATGACCGACAATGAGCTTGCAAAGAATGTCAAAGTTGCAAATGTTCCTGAGACCGCAGAAGGCATGGAGATTGTAAAGGCTATTGTGGCCATCTGTAATGAACATGGTTCAACTCCAAGTCCATGCGAATTCCCTGCATGGGAAGGAACGATCAACGGAAAGACAGTGAAGGTAGCTGTTGTTGAACCGGAAGAGGAAACAAAGCTCTGTGGACCTGCTGTATTCAATGAGGTCGTTGCATACGAGAACGACATCCTTGGAGTACCGGATAACAAGAAGTGGAAGAATGTACTTGAGAACCACTCTGCAAGAACCGGCGTCACATTCCTTGATGCATTTGCATGCCAGGCGGCAAAGGATATTGAAAATGCAATTGCAAACGGTGAAAGCGAAGTTGAGACGAGGGTCAGGATCGTTAAGGTTCCTTCCGAGATCAACATCCGCCTTGAACCACTTGCACAGCGTTTCATCACAAGCAACAAGAAGAAGATCGACATCCGTGGACCTGTGTTCACTACTGTGAGGGCAACTATTGAATAA
- a CDS encoding endonuclease V: MNNNELDYWFDPSSRTLEELRVLQNKAIEKLSLEDGFGKIDRIAGVDCAYFEDRIVCAMPVLDYNTLEVIEKKYIVQKVAFPYIPTYLNFREGKAIASVFMELENKPDMIMFDSCGINHPIKAGMATYFGAAMDIPTIGVSKKILCGDSETPVEVGESQKLMYEGNQVGWLLKSNKRSNPIIVAPGHKVSVESSLEIVKHCLKGYKLPEPTRLAHMYAAEAKKEILEQKDRN, encoded by the coding sequence TTGAATAATAACGAACTGGACTACTGGTTCGACCCATCTTCACGTACACTGGAGGAACTGAGAGTCCTCCAGAACAAAGCCATTGAAAAGTTAAGTCTTGAAGATGGCTTTGGAAAGATAGACAGGATTGCAGGTGTGGACTGCGCATATTTTGAAGACAGGATTGTCTGTGCCATGCCTGTTCTGGACTATAATACACTTGAAGTCATTGAAAAGAAATACATCGTGCAAAAGGTTGCTTTTCCGTATATTCCTACTTACCTGAACTTTAGGGAAGGAAAAGCCATTGCATCTGTTTTTATGGAACTTGAAAATAAGCCGGACATGATTATGTTTGATTCCTGCGGCATCAACCATCCGATCAAGGCAGGAATGGCTACTTATTTTGGAGCAGCCATGGATATACCGACTATTGGTGTTTCCAAGAAGATACTTTGCGGCGATTCAGAAACGCCTGTTGAGGTTGGAGAATCACAGAAACTGATGTATGAAGGCAATCAGGTTGGCTGGCTTCTGAAAAGCAATAAACGCAGCAATCCGATTATTGTGGCACCCGGACACAAAGTTTCTGTTGAAAGCTCGCTTGAGATTGTGAAACACTGCCTGAAAGGATATAAGCTGCCCGAACCTACCAGGCTTGCACATATGTATGCGGCAGAAGCTAAGAAAGAGATTCTGGAACAGAAGGACAGGAATTGA
- a CDS encoding DUF169 domain-containing protein produces the protein MNPCKDSNYPDHLNYQKYPNIEALVDEGEPVCITLCDDDGETSEMLYCELVHLARNGKSFLIEDQRCRPGKFILGVSENSPADYYLKSNRYKDEETAQRAVNSLPRIEREYRSIKIEPLGKNNGKFNVLLLYLKPESAMKIIQAYAFHFGEGITSRSIGAASICGDCTARVLKDGIGISYGCKGSRKHSGYANEEVPIGIAYSMLEKIEEGLKNIPATFD, from the coding sequence ATGAACCCATGCAAAGATTCAAATTATCCTGATCATCTAAATTATCAAAAATACCCGAATATTGAAGCGCTTGTGGACGAAGGTGAACCTGTGTGCATCACCCTTTGTGATGATGACGGTGAGACTTCAGAGATGCTTTACTGTGAACTTGTACATCTGGCGCGAAACGGGAAATCTTTCCTGATAGAAGACCAGAGATGCAGACCTGGAAAATTCATACTTGGTGTGAGTGAGAACAGTCCGGCAGACTATTACCTGAAATCCAATAGGTATAAGGATGAGGAGACGGCACAGAGGGCTGTGAATTCGCTTCCGAGGATTGAAAGGGAGTACAGATCAATTAAAATCGAGCCTCTTGGGAAAAATAATGGCAAATTTAATGTTCTTTTGCTTTATCTTAAACCTGAAAGTGCTATGAAGATCATACAGGCATATGCATTTCATTTTGGGGAGGGAATTACTTCAAGGTCAATTGGTGCGGCGTCCATATGCGGAGATTGTACTGCAAGGGTGCTGAAAGATGGGATTGGTATTTCCTATGGATGCAAGGGTTCCAGAAAACATAGCGGCTATGCTAATGAGGAAGTTCCTATTGGAATTGCTTATAGTATGCTGGAAAAAATAGAAGAGGGACTGAAAAACATCCCTGCAACGTTTGATTGA
- a CDS encoding DUF473 domain-containing protein produces MEYIALTGISERVISELRQNRLLTIEIRSPHNFLAALHMNVGDMLLLTHTSPDDLTGGNMGIVAKLVRHQVSTHRVTQSSEAYYEERETTSLRLQLDPKCIARIRKVLNNTIGEVTKVDAEEIPLYNAR; encoded by the coding sequence ATGGAATATATTGCTTTGACAGGAATATCTGAGCGTGTTATCTCAGAACTGAGGCAGAACCGGCTTCTGACAATAGAGATCAGGAGTCCTCACAACTTTCTGGCAGCACTGCACATGAACGTAGGTGATATGTTACTCCTCACCCACACAAGCCCTGATGATCTCACAGGCGGGAACATGGGCATAGTCGCCAAACTGGTCAGGCATCAGGTATCAACACACCGCGTAACGCAGAGCAGTGAGGCCTATTATGAGGAACGTGAAACCACAAGCCTCAGACTTCAGCTCGATCCAAAATGCATTGCTCGTATAAGGAAAGTTCTGAACAACACCATAGGTGAAGTCACAAAAGTAGACGCGGAAGAAATTCCACTCTACAACGCCAGATGA
- a CDS encoding proteasome assembly chaperone family protein, which produces MAETDYEDNNVKIITTEIQTENPILIEGFPGIGLVGNIASQQIIDELKMEYVGSIDSRHFPPIAVLYEGLINMPVRIYESTEHGMVMVVSDIPINPVIAYDISKALLSWAQSINVKEIVSLAGIATMSEEHKVFGAATTMEMLDRIKDKVELFQMGTISGISGSIMGECLVREIPAISLLGSTMSQNPDPRAAAVVIDVLNILYDYKINTAGLIEQAEKIEIEMQRLAEDVRTTEQPTTGGRKEFPMYG; this is translated from the coding sequence TTGGCTGAAACAGATTATGAGGACAACAATGTAAAGATCATAACCACAGAGATTCAGACTGAAAATCCTATATTAATAGAGGGTTTTCCGGGAATAGGTTTAGTTGGTAACATTGCCAGTCAGCAGATAATAGACGAACTTAAGATGGAATATGTAGGTTCCATAGATTCCAGGCATTTCCCTCCGATAGCGGTTCTTTACGAAGGACTCATAAACATGCCTGTCAGGATCTACGAAAGCACAGAGCATGGCATGGTAATGGTAGTCTCTGACATTCCGATCAATCCGGTAATTGCATACGATATAAGCAAAGCTCTTCTCTCATGGGCACAGTCCATCAATGTAAAAGAGATCGTATCTCTTGCAGGAATCGCAACCATGAGTGAGGAACACAAAGTATTCGGTGCAGCCACCACCATGGAGATGCTGGATAGGATAAAGGACAAAGTAGAATTATTCCAGATGGGAACCATCTCAGGAATATCCGGCAGCATCATGGGTGAATGTCTCGTGCGTGAAATCCCTGCCATAAGCCTGCTCGGTTCAACCATGAGCCAGAACCCTGATCCAAGGGCAGCAGCAGTGGTGATCGATGTCCTGAATATTCTTTACGACTATAAGATCAACACCGCAGGCCTCATAGAACAGGCAGAGAAGATCGAGATTGAGATGCAGAGACTTGCCGAGGACGTAAGGACAACCGAACAGCCAACAACAGGTGGAAGAAAAGAGTTCCCAATGTACGGGTGA
- a CDS encoding endonuclease NucS domain-containing protein produces MSDSECITSCTRVPRYITKNDVRTLFEEISLLNEIDGFSKESNKAYLEFETRLDIDFPEKYIEDMVFMQPNLVEPGMKVISRQLTIPTGRIDLLLENEAGEIVILEIKKGFPRDDVVAQVLSYKGDIEDRYPDKNVKTAILCEDCSNRVKNAAKSADMIIYKYGAYFQISA; encoded by the coding sequence ATGAGTGATAGTGAATGTATTACTTCCTGTACACGAGTTCCTCGTTACATCACTAAAAACGATGTTCGTACTTTATTTGAAGAAATTAGCTTATTGAATGAAATTGACGGTTTCAGCAAAGAAAGCAATAAGGCGTATTTAGAATTCGAAACTCGATTGGACATTGATTTTCCAGAAAAATATATAGAAGACATGGTTTTTATGCAACCCAATCTTGTAGAACCCGGAATGAAAGTAATTTCAAGACAGCTAACAATACCCACGGGAAGAATTGATCTTTTATTAGAAAATGAAGCCGGCGAAATAGTGATTCTTGAAATAAAAAAAGGATTTCCACGTGATGATGTTGTAGCTCAGGTTCTTAGTTACAAAGGAGATATTGAAGACCGATATCCTGACAAAAATGTTAAAACTGCAATATTGTGTGAAGATTGTTCCAATAGAGTAAAAAATGCTGCAAAATCTGCAGACATGATAATTTACAAATATGGAGCGTATTTCCAAATTAGTGCTTAA